From the genome of Brachyhypopomus gauderio isolate BG-103 unplaced genomic scaffold, BGAUD_0.2 sc73, whole genome shotgun sequence:
TACTCAGCAGGGATCAGTAATACTCTCAGCAGGGATCAGTAATACTCAGCAGGGATCAGTAATGGTCTTCTGGAAACAGTTCTGTTGTGAGTGACCTGGGTATCTTTTAAACTGTTTAGGATGTGATGTGTGAATCAGTGTCCTATACTGACTTCTGTCCTGAAgtcccacacacaaacctaccaCCTTCAAGGTCCTGTTCTGCACTGCTACCGAGATCTGTGTTAGACGTGTAAGAGATTCAGAACCCTCACTGTGCACTCATTTGATCTGATCTTTTGGGTGAGTCATTTGTTACCGTGGCAGCTGGATTTGAGGGCACTGCCCAGGATCTCAGCACAGAACCTTCCGGAATGGAGCATAGAACATTCTAGAATCCAAGCAGGTGTTCTCCCTTCAGCTCAGCTGGTCAGCCGCAGACAGAAGCCTCCCGATCTGTGTGCAGAATGTCTCTGTCTGAGGGTGAGACGCGGAGGCAAGATAAGACAGAcagaagcgagagagagagacagtaggCCTGTCTGAGCCTGTCCAAACACACGGACTCACCCCGTAGGAATTCACCACGGCCTGATTCTTGGACGGGCAGAAAAACCCTGAAGGTGGGCAGCTCCTGTGGGCGGAGGACACAGAAGAGGTTCTCCCAGGTGTCAGAGCTCCTGCCTGGGGCTCCTCGGGGTCGTGAGAGGTCGTGAGAGGTCTCAGGATGACAGTAGACCTGTGGTGACCAGGGAAGTGAAAGGGAGACTCCACACGGAGTCACATGACTCACTGCTGCTCTGCCTCGCACATCTACCAGTTGTGgtgatgacctttgacctgaccGCACCCAGTGAGCAATAGTgtagtctctcacacacagcctgacagagagagacagagagattgtAGCACATAATAAACAGCCCCAACGTTTTAACaactttttctgtgtgtgtgtgtgtgtgtgtgtgtgtgtgtgtgtgtgtgtgtgtgtgtgtgtgtgctgtagctctGGAATGCGGGTTATCTCAGAGCTTCACGGCTGGAATGCTTTCAGAGACAGAACCTTTGTAAGCCACTCAGAAGGACCAAAGTTGCGTCCTAGACTGACTGGAGAAACAGACTGATTGAACAAGGGTATACACACAGACCAGTCACTGCAGAGCAGCAGAGAGTTATTCACATggtttcttctctctccctccctctctctctctctgtctgtctgtctctctctctccctctctctctctgtgtgtgtgtgtgtgtctctctccctcaggatGTTGTTTCTGTATTTATAATAGCAGTGTGCTCTTTGCTCGCTGTGCAGTATCTGTGAACTATTTGTGAAGTATGTGTGTCTCAACACAGTCAGCAATTAGATCAGCAGGTTCAACCACAGGTATCTCtccgtttctctctccctccctccctccctctctctctctctctctctccccctctctctctctctctctctctctctctctctgtgaaacAGGTGTGTTCCTGGCTTCTTGAGTTCTGCAGGTCTGCTTCAGCATGTTGagtatcactgtgtgtgtgtgtgtgtgtgtgtgtgtgtgtgtgtgtgtgagtgtgagagagagagtttatgAGTATATAAAATGCCTTGAGATACAAATCAGATGATATAATAATATAACATCATATAAAACAATCACATAATACTATAAAATCACAGTAAGTGTCCctgaggctgagagagagaaaacaaccAGACACAAGAAATGGGAATGGTCAAAGATACTGTGTAagcaggaatgtgtgtgtgtgtgtgtgtgtgtgtgtgtgtgtgtgtgtgtgtgtgtgtgtgtgtgtgtgtgtgtgtgtgtgtgtgtgtgtgtgtgtgtgtgtgtcaaacctAAGATGTGTTTTGTGTCTTGCCCACTTATTGAAATATTGACCTAACAAAGCCAGAAGATTAAAAAGTCATGACCTGAGATTTCAAAGGAACTCAATCCTCTCCCCCACTCttcctgtggtggtggtgtgagtgtgtgtgtgtgtgtgtgtgtgtgtgtgtgtgtgtgtgtgtgtgtgtgtgtgtgtgtgtgtgtgtgtgtgtgtgtgcgcgcgcatgtgtgtgtgtgtgtgtgtgtgtgtgtgtgtgtgtgtgcgcgtgcgtgcgtgcgtgcgtgcgtgtgtgtgtgtgtgtgtgtgtgtgtgtgtgcgcgtgcgtgcgtgcgtgcgtgcgtgcgtgcatgtgtgtgtgtgtgtgtgtgtgtgtgtgtgtgtgtgtgtgtgtgtgtgtgtgtgtgtgtgcgcgtgcgtgcgtgtgtgtgtgtgtgtgtgtgtatacaaatacacatacacatagaaaCAAACACAGGGAAACATGCAGGTTTACCCAAAGAGATATGGGTATGATTCATATGATTCATTCAAAGGGTATGATTCATATGTGCTTTAATGAACCTGATTCATATGTGCTTTAATGAACCTGATTCATATGTGCTTTAATGAACCTGATTCATATGTGCTTTAATGAACCTGATTCATATGTGCTTTAATGAACCTGATTCATATGTGCTTTAGTGAACCTGATTCATATGTGCTTTAATGAACCTGATTCATATGTGCTTTAATGAACCTGATTCATATGTGCTTTAATGAACCTGATTCATATGTGTTTTAATGAACCTGATTCATATGTGCTTTAATGAACCTGATTCATTGCTTCATACATTCATACAGTATTGCTGTACTGGTCTGATTCATTACAGTATTGCTGTACTGGTCTGATTCTTTACAGTATTGCTGTACTGGTCTGATTCATTACAGTATTGCTGTACTGGTCTGATTCATTACAGTATTGCTTTACTGGTCTGGGATGGTTCTACATGGGTCATTCCCagtacctgtgtgtgttctccttgtTCACCtctccagccaatcacagcgcTCCTCAGGAGTCAGGTGACGTGTGCCAAAAGCAGGACGTGGTAGCAGTGTGGAGTTCCCTCCATAACCATCAGGAGCTAATGCTCCACCTGCAGTCATACAGAACACTACCACAGCTCCACCTAGTGGCAGCACTCAACCATTACAGATTAACAGCCCTTACATGCTGCTACCTGAGATTCCTTTGATGATCCCACAGCCACTAAGaatcactgtcacacacacacagcaaagtgcatgtgtatgtgagtattTCTGTGATAAACAGGACTATGTGCTCTGTGttaaacacacactcctctgtgtgtgtgggaggttaaACAAGagaactgtgtgtggggagtgtgtgaggagtgtgtgtgtgaagtatgaatgtgtgtgagaagtgtgtgggaggtatgagagtgtgtgaggagtgtgtgtgaggtatgagtgtgtgtgatgtatgagagtgtgaggagtgtgtgaggagtgtgaggtaTAAGTGTGTTTGATGTAAGAGTGTgtgatgtatgagtgtgtgtgaggagtgtgtgtgagatatgagtgtgttagaggagtgtgtgtgaggtatgagtgtgtgtgaagagtgtgtgtgatgtatgagtgtgtgaggagtgtttgaGGTataagagtgtgtgaggagtgtgtgtgagatataagtgtgtgtgaggtatgagaatgtgtgaggagtgttcgtGCCCCTAACCCattaagtgtgtgcgtgtgcgtgtgtgtgtgtgtgtgtgcgtgtgcgtgtgtgtgcgtgtgtgtgtgtgtgtgtgtgtgtgcgtgtgcgtgtgtgtgtgtgtgtgtgtgtgtgtgtgtgcgtgtgtgtgtgtgtgtgtgtgtgtgtgtgtgtgtgtgtgtgtgtgtgtgtgtgaggtatgagaatgtgtgaggagtgttcgtGCCCCTAACCCattaagtgtgtgcgtgtgcgtgtgtgtgtgtgtgtgtgtgtgtgtgtgtgtgtgtgtgtgtttgtgtgtgtgtgcgtgtgtgtgcgtgtgtgtgcgtgtgcgtgtgtgtgcgtgtgtgtgtgtgtgtgtgtgtgtgtgtgtgtgtgtgtgtgtgtgtgtgcgtgtgtgtgtgtctatgacaACATGTGTGGGGAGGAAGGGGGAGGAATCTGATACCAAGTGCATGTGCCTCAAGTTCTCAGATCTGGAATGCTGACCatgttaactgtgtgtgtgtgagagagagagagagggaggagggaaagcgagtgtgtaagagagggtgtgtgtgagatggtcaGTTGGCTTCTTCTCTACTGTTTCTTTCAGGTGCAATTTTGTGTGTTTCTACAGAAGCTCAGCACACCCAGGTGACtgtctcgctcacacacacacacacacacacacacacacacacacacacacacacacacacacacacacacacacacacacatacacacacacacacagacgcacacacacccacactcatgtaACTGTCTTACCATTAGGTGTTACCACTTTGTGTATTTGACTGAAACCTTGGTGCATCTCTAGCTGTTAGTAGTTATTTAGCTGTTAAGCCTGCAGCTAAATCTGTGCCTGTTAAACTCACATCACAGCTGTGTAATGTATTAATATTCATCTTCAATAATAACAAGCTTATTATTTTTTAGAAGAGTGTTCAGTAATTTGATATGACACTCATATGTTAtagtgtgtgttatagtgtctGTTAGTGTCTGTTATAGTGATTGTGTCTGTTTGTTATAGTGTTTATTGTAGTGTCTGTTAGTCTGTAATAGTGTTTATTCTAGTGtctgttagtctgttatagTGTTTATTCTAGTGTCTGTTAGTCTGTAATAGTGTTTATTCTAGTGtctgttagtctgttatagTGTTTATTCTAGTGtctgttagtctgttatagTGTTTATTCTAGTGtctgttagtctgttatagTGTTTATTCCAGTGTCTGTTAGTCTGTAATAGTGTTTATTCTAGTGtctgttagtctgttatagTGTTTATTCTAGTGtctgttagtctgttatagTGTTTATTCTAGTGTCAGTTAGTCTGTTATAGTGTCTAGGCGGTGATCGTAGCAACTTGTTGTCATGATTAGTGTGGACACATTTAAAGATCCATTATAATATTCTTCTCTGATggttatcatgactaaaacaagTGAGCACAatttctgtgttgtgtgtgtgtgtgtgtgtgtgtgtgtctctgtgtgtctgtgtgtgtgtgtgtgtgtgtgtgtgtgtgtgtgtgtgtgtgtgtgtgtgtgtgtgtgtgtgtgtgtgtgtgtgtgtgtgtgtgtgtgtgtgtgtgtgtgaatttattTATAGCGCTGGTAGGTTTGTCAGGTTTGTGGATGACAGCTGCtgtgtatccacacacacacacacacacgtgaaaatgcgaacacacacacatgcacacatacatacccattcccacacacactcacacacacacacacacacacacactcacacacacatgcacgcacacaagaATTTGAAGTTAGTATGGACACTTTCTGTTCCTTTTTTAGTCATCACACTGAAATAATAATCACACCTTATATAGTCACCGTACTGAATAATCATATCTTATATAGTCACCGTACTGAATAATCACACCTTATATAGTCACCGTACTGAATAATCACATCTTATATAGTCACCGTACTGAGTAATCATATCTTATATAGTCACCATACTGAATAATCACACCTTATATAGTCACCATACTGAATAATCATATCTTATATAGTCACCGTACTGAATAATCACATCTTACATAGTCACCGTACTGAATAATCACACCTTATATAGTCACCATACTGAATAATCATATCTTATATAGTCACCGTACTGAATAATCACATCTTATATAGTCACCGTACTGAATAATCATATCTTATATAGTCACCGTACTGAATAATCACATCTTATATAGTCACCGTACTGAATAATCACATCTTATATAGTCACCGTACTGAATAATcattctctctcatctctctcattgtctctctctcactgtctgtctcgCTCTCATTGTCTGCCTTtcttactgtctctctctcactgtctctctctgtctctctcactgtctgtctctctcactgtctctctctcactgtctgtctctctcaggtgTAGTAATGGCAGGTAAAACTCCTCCCACACCTGCCGTAGAGCCCACAGAGCATGAACAGATGGTGGAGTATTTCAAACAGCAAGTGTTTCTCCTCAAAGAAAAAGcaagtaagacacacacacacacacacacacacacacacacacatcagctctCAACACACACTGTGAAGTAATACTGTTAAACAGTTGTATGAACTTACATGGAGCTCAAACTGAGTTCAGTGAGTCTCTTTCAAGCCTTGACCACTATCTCCtaacattatttacatttacattatttacttTAATGTTATTTTCTTAAATTGTATTTGCTTTAACGTTATTtactttaacatttaacatttaaatgttAACAATTTAACAGATTTGTATGGATGTTTGTTGTTTGTATgtaatgtatgtttgttttttgttgtttgtttgtgtatattgtttgtttgtatgtgatgtttgtttgttgtttgtttttgtttgttgtttgttgcaGGGCTGCAGGCTTCAGTTCGAGAGGAGAAGAAGCTGCTTGTGGAAAACGCAAAGCTGAAGAAAGACATAGAAGGACTGAAGCAGGAGCTGCAGGACACGCAGAGGAAAAAGACCCGTAAGGCCACACCCCCATGTGCAAAGCCACACCTTCATCCACTAGGCCACACCTCCATGTGCAAAGCCACACCTCCATCCGCCAAGCCACATTCCCATCTGCCAGGCCACACCTCCATGCACAAGGCCACACCTCCATCCACCAGGTCACACCTCTATGCACAAGGCCACACCTCCATCCACCAGGTCACACCTCTATGCACAAGGCCACACCTCCATCCACCAGGTCACACCTCTATGCACAAGGCCACACCTTCATTCACCAAGCCTATCAGAAGTGTGACATGATCAACTCAAGGGAGCGCGTTTCAGTCTATGGCTGTTTGGCTGTATTTTATCTTAGTGCCCAACTAACCCTCCCAGTTTTCTGACACATCATTCTCTACCTCTTttgtgtttacgtgtgtgtgtgtgtgtgtgtgtgtgtgtgtgtgtgtgtgtgtgtgtgtgtgtgtgtgtgttcagtgaggCTACATCAGGAGAGAGTTCTGACTGCGTCAGTAGCAGCTATGACGGCTGCAGTCACTGAGGGTTCTGGCTCCTCTGCTCAGCCTGGACCATCTAACCACTCTAATGGCCCCAGAGCTCCATCtgggagctcacacacacacagtgaggggaggaggagagacaggagaggtgacacacacacacacacacacacacatactaccacacacaaacacacacacacacacacacacacacacacacacacacaaacacacacaaacacacatactaccacacacacacacacaaacacacacacacacacacacacacagtgaggggaggaggagagacaggagaggtgacacacacacacacacacacaaacacacatactaccacacacacacacacacaaacacatacacacacacacactaccacacacacacacacacacacacacacacacacacacacacacacacacagtgaggggaggaggagagacaggagaggtgacacacacacacacacacacacacacacacacacaaacacacatactaccacacacacacacacacacacacacacacaacacacacacacacacacacacaaacacaataccacacacacacacacacatactaccacacacacacacacacacacacacacaaacacacatactaccacacacacacacacacacacacacacacacacacacaaacacaataccacacacacacacacagtgaggggaggaggagagacaggagaggtgacacacacacacacacacaaacacacacacaaacacacacacacacacacacacagtgaggggaggaggagagacaggagaggtgacacacacacacacacacacacacacacatactaccacacacacacacacacaaacacacacacacacactaccacacacacacagtgaggggaggaggagagagaggagaggtgacacacacacacacacacacatactaccacacacacacacacacaaacacacacacacacacacacacacacacacacacaaaaacacacacacacacaaacacacacacacacaaacacacacactaccacacacacacagtgaggggaggaggagagagaggagaggtgagacacacatgcacacaaactaccacacacacactaccgcacacaggggaggaggagagacaggggacACACATATTGTacacactatcacacacacacagtgagtggaggaggagagacaactgacccacacacacactaccacacattcacatgcacacatgtcACTGCAATTAAACCACACTGCCTGGAGCtgacctctgtatgtgtgtgtgtgtgtgtgtgtgtgtgtgtgtgtgtgtgtgtgtgtgtgtgtgtgtgtgtgtgtgtgtgtgtgtgtgtgtgtgtgtgtgtgtgtaaggggcaGGAAGAGTGACAGCTGGGGACACTGATGTGGGGTCTGGGCCACAGTGCGCCCTCATGCGAGACCCCAGGCCTGACGTGTCCCATCTGGACCTGCGAATAGGCAGAGTTCTGGAGGTTCGGAAACACCCGGAATCAGAATCTCTATACATCCAGGAAGTGGATGTGGGAGAGCCCGCCCCCAGGACTGTCATCAGTGGACTGGCCAATCATTTCCTTGCAGAGCAGGTGAGAATCACGGCAAGAAAGTAGAGGAACCTTAGAACAACATTAGAACAACATTAGAACAACATTAGAACAATATTACAACATTAGAACAACATTAGAACATTAGAACAACATTAGAACATTAGAACAATATTACAACATTAGAACATTAGAATATTAGAACAACattagaaaaaactaacaaatGTGTAGTTTCATTTGTACATTCATTCTGTACTAATTTGAGTCTTATTCAGATCCAATAAttaaatgatcatattctaagAAAATACAAAGCAAAGTTCTTATTTTAAGTATTTAGTACCAGTTTATGAACAAGGGATTATTGTGGTGATCTGAAGCAAACATTAGTGAGTAAGTTTTCTCAGGAGAGAACATATTGTATAACTGGCAATCATACAGGTGAGACCATAAAAGTGAGATTATACAAAACAGATTAAACAGGGGAGATTATACTGCAAATATCATTACACATTATGCAATAAATTATACAGGAGAGATTATAGAGCGGAAATTATACAGCGGAAATCAGCCAGGAAAGATCACACTGGAGAGAACATACATTAGAGAGCACACAGGAGAGATCACACATTAGAGATCACACATTAGAGATCACACAGGAAATATCACACAAGAGAGATCACACATTAGAGATCACACAGGAGTGATCACACAAGAGAGATCACACATTAGAGATCACACAGGAGagatcacacaggagagaacacacaggaGAGATCACACATTAAAGATCACACAGGAGAGATCACACAGGAGAGAGCACACAGGAGAGATCACACATTAGAGAtcacacaggagagatcaaACAAAAGTCTTGATTGCACCTTTATAATCTTTTTTGGGAGATGAAAATGGACTGAAAAATCagcagtttgtttgtttatttccttATTTATATGAATGTTGACACTTTAAATTGATATGCGGGAGATGTATTGGAATAAGaaagatatgtgtgtgtcttgtacTGGATCAGAAGTTGCAGTGATATCAGAGGAGGCAGTGAAGCCCAGAGCACTACAGCACCACAGCGACCAGCCCCCAGTGAGAGTGAGGGTTATTTTAGGCAGGGTACTCATTTATAGCTTCTTGAGatgtcactctgtgtgtgtgggtgggtgtgtgtgtgtgtgtgtgtgtgtgtgtgtgtgtgtgtgtgtgtgtgtgtgtgtgtgtgtgtgtgtgtgtgtgtgtgtgtgtgtgtgtgtgtgtgtgtgaatgccatTAAATGCCAAGGTTCTTCAGTAACACAGCAAACACTTTTTCTCCTCTTCCCTGTCTTGCTGCTGTGAGAATCCTCCCCATTAACACGTCTCTGGGGCTGGACCATGGCTGTACTCACACAATCCAGAAAAAGACTGAAATGTCTCACATTCCTCTCAAACTGGATGGTCACAGTTTGCACAATAACTGTGTGACACACTGTTCTGTGTAACACACACTGCTGGCATgtaacacacactgctgatgcGTAACACACTGCTGGTGTGTAACACTCAGCTGGTATTGTGCTTGTGAATGGCAACACGattcattggtgtgtgtgtgtgtgtgtgtgtgtgtgtgtgtgtgtgtgtgtgtgtgcgtgcagctACAGGACAGTCTGGCCGTGCTCCTGTGTAATGTAAGGCCAGTGAAAGTGCGTGGGGTCCAGTCTCAAGCCCGGGTGCTGTGTGCTGTCAATCAAGGCAAGATGGAGCCTTTAGACCCGCCCCCTGGAGCCCAGCCAGGAGACCGAGTCACCTTCCAGAACTATCCTGGTAAAACTAACACACGGACATATGGTCTAGTCATGCAGTCTACCAGGTGCATTTGGAGAGTCATAACAGGGTAGCTGCTTACGAtgctttcattattttattaaattaaTGAGTTCTGTAAAGGTGAGTGTATCTGACCATGGTTAGGAACCTTTTAAAATGAAATCTTACACTTTTCATTTTTTGATAATTGCTATATTGTTTCATTTCATTATATTTTGTCATTAAAGGAAAATGACTGTAGGTCTGTGCTGTATGTCTGTACTCTAGGCCTGTACTGTAGGTCTATGATGTATGTCTGTACTGTAGATCTATACTGTAGGTCTGTACTGTAGGTCTATGCTGTAGGTCTGTACTGT
Proteins encoded in this window:
- the LOC143491310 gene encoding aminoacyl tRNA synthase complex-interacting multifunctional protein 1-like, coding for MAGKTPPTPAVEPTEHEQMVEYFKQQVFLLKEKARLQASVREEKKLLVENAKLKKDIEGLKQELQDTQRKKTLRLHQERVLTASVAAMTAAVTEGSGSSAQPGPSNHSNGPRAPSGSSHTHSEGRRRDRRGAGRVTAGDTDVGSGPQCALMRDPRPDVSHLDLRIGRVLEVRKHPESESLYIQEVDVGEPAPRTVISGLANHFLAEQLQDSLAVLLCNVRPVKVRGVQSQARVLCAVNQGKMEPLDPPPGAQPGDRVTFQNYPGEAERELNPKQRVWERLVPDLRTDSRGVATYRGVAFEVRGKGLCRAPTIIDGGIK